In a genomic window of Urocitellus parryii isolate mUroPar1 chromosome 11, mUroPar1.hap1, whole genome shotgun sequence:
- the Srsf10 gene encoding serine/arginine-rich splicing factor 10 has protein sequence MSRYLRPPNTSLFVRNVADDTRSEDLRREFGRYGPIVDVYVPLDFYTRRPRGFAYVQFEDVRDAEDALHNLDRKWICGRQIEIQFAQGDRKTPNQMKAKEGRNVYSSSRYDDYDRYRRSRSRSYERRRSRSRSFDYNYRRSYSPRNSRPTGRPRRSRSHSDNDRFKHRNRSFSRSKSNSRSRSKSQPKKEMKAKSRSRPNCSWNTQYSSAYYTSRKI, from the exons ATGTCTCGCTACCTGCGCCCCCCCAACACGTCTCTGTTCGTCAGGAACGTGGCCGACGACACCAG GTCTGAAGATTTACGGCGTGAATTTGGTCGCTATGGTCCTATAGTCGATGTGTATGTTCCACTTGATTTCTACACTCGTCGGCCAAGAGGATTTGCTTATGTTCAAT TTGAGGATGTTCGTGATGCTGAAGATGCTTTACATAATTTGGACAGAAAATGGATTTGTGGACGTCAAATCGAAATACAGTTTGCACAGGGAGATCGAAAGA CACCAAATCAAATGAAAGCCAAGGAAGGGAGGAATGTGTACAGTTCTTCGCGCTATGATGATTATGACAGATACAGACGTTCTAGAAGCCGAAGTTATGAAAGGAGGAGATCAAGAAGTCGGTCTTTTGATTACAACTATAGAAGATCTTATAGTCCTAGAAA CAGTAGACCGACTGGAAGACCACGGCGTAGCAGAAGCCATTCCGACAATGATAG ATTCAAACACCGAAATCGATCTTTTTCAAGATCTAAATCCAATTCAAGATCACGGTCCAAGTCCCAGcccaagaaagaaatgaaggctaAATCACGTTCTAG ACCAAACTGCAGCTGGAATACCCAGTACAGTTCTGCTTACTACACTTCAAGAAAGATCTGA